The nucleotide window GACAAATCTCTTTATTGCCGTGGCTTCGCTGGACTAGTTGGCCACAAGCATGACAGTGCCAATCTGTTGGGCATAGGCACGTCCATAGGTTCGATAAAATTTTAAAGTGATTTTGTTTTGAGAACCTTTTCTTATTTTATAAGCCTTGCGAGGAATTTCTGCTATCTCGCGTGTGGGGTATCCGTTGAGTCCGACAATAATCATGCCTTTTTCAATACCACTGTTGGCTGCTTGGCTATTAGTTTCCACATCATTGATCAATAAACCTTCATAGGGCCGGAACCCAAAAGAGTCCGCCAAGCTTGGCGATAGTTCCTGTACGCTCAGTCCAAATTTTTCGCGTAAAACATCTATGAGGGAGTCCTCAGGTGGTGCGGGCTTGATTCCTTTAGCAATGGCTATCGCATTCTCGACAAAGATCTGCACGCGCTCAGCAGGAATAGCAAAGCCTATGTTATCGATGACATTGGCATTTTGGTCGCGCCCCATTTTGATCGTGTTGATGCCAACGAGTTGGCCGTCGATGTCAATCAGTGGCCCCCCTGAGTTTCCCGGGTTGATGGCAGCATCTGTTTGCAGGAGGCCTTCTATGGTTGCGCCTCCTACATTGAGTGTGCGGTCTTTGGCAGATAATATGCCGCTGCTGACGCTGCTTTCATAACCGACGGGATTGCCGATAGCAATCACTGTTTGGCCCAGCAAATTTGGAGAAAGCTTTTGAAGGTCCAAGTATGGAAAGTCTGTGCGTTTTTCATCGATGATTTGGATAAGTGCTAAGTCTTGATCCTCATCTTTTCTAATCAATTTTGCTTCGTAGGTTTCTCCCTCAGGCAGGGTGATGTTAATCCTGCCTCGATCTGCCCTTTCCACCACATGGAAGTTGGTAACGATATAACCTTCTTGTCCTACGATTAATCCTGAGCCAAGAGAACGAAATGGCACCTCTGCTATACGGTTGCCTCTGGAGTAGCGTCTCCCAAAGAACTGTTCAAAATAGATATCGCGTGGGTCTCGAATTTGATAGCGCTCAACACCTTCCGTATAGATATTAACAACACTCGGCAGAGTTTTTTGTACGGCTTTTACGATAGGCTCATCTTTAGGGGAAGAAAAGGTGTTAGAGGGTCCAACTAGGAATAGCAGGTATACAGTAAAAAAAAGTGCATAGCGCATCTTGAAAATATTCATAGTGAGTTTGATGCAACAAAGCTCTTTAAAATTCAAGCGAAGGAAAAGAGAAATTTTTTCAAAGCTTTAACCTGTGAGGCTGTTGTTTAAAAAATATGCATAAGTTGCTTGCCGTCGTTAATCTTAACCCTAGTGTATGAATGAGTAGGGTTTAACTGATACATATTATAAGAGTTGTTGGTGCTTAGATATGAGTCATTAATCATGTAAAATAGAACGGATGTTGGAGAGATGCTTTTGGGGGTTGATAAGAGTTTAGTTAAGAAGAAGTTTAATCCGCTAAGGTTAAGCTATAGTCCTTATGCTATTTATATATTGATTGGCATCCTTCTAATGGGATGTCTTTATGTAGCCGTGCTCTATAACAGTGGATATGCATCGGTATTTTTCTCCTTCCTCTTAGAAAAACCATACCAAGCATTACTTGCTGCGCTGGTGTTACTGCAAACCGTGTTGATTGTGCTAGGTTTGATCTTCTATCGCTCGCGTGCGATGCGTTACCGAAAGCTTTTTGGTCGCTTGGAAAGCCAGATACGCTTGCTAACTTCCAATAACAAAGATAAGAAGGCTCTTTCCCCATTAGATCAACAAGATAGAGTTCATAAGCGGTTATTGGAACAGTGGAATGCAGAAGTTCTTGTGCAGACGATCTGTAAAGAATTTGAACGCTTAAATAATGATTTAATTGAAAAAGAAATTAGGGAAGTGAGTCTCAAGCAAGCATTGTCAGTGGTTCGTCGGAAGATAGATGATGTGGTAAAGGAGCGGACTTTACAGCTGGAAGCTGCTCTTGAGGAAATAGAAAATAAAATGAGAGACAGTGAAGCGCACATCAAAGCCCTTGAGGAAAGCGAAAAGCGCTTTGGTAACCTTGTCAGTTCCACCGCTCTGGGAGTCTGTATGGTGGGAACCCAGGGTAAGATCGAATGGGTCAATGGAGCTCTTTGTGAAATACTCGATCTCAAAGAATCCGTTTTGAAAGGAAAGTCGATTCCCGAACTGCTGGAGGAGAGAGAAATGGAGGCGGAGATGTTGCCATCGCGTCAGGAGTTGAAACGATTTGCTTTAAAGTCATCAAAGTCAGCGCTCATGGAGAAGTTTGTCGAGGGGGCGGGGAGTTCCTTTCAAGATGCAGCAGGCAAGGAAATGGAAGTGTGGTTTTTTGTGGATGCCTCAGCTAAAGTCAAAGCGGAGCAAGTCTTACGCAAGTCTCTGCAGGAAGTTCGTGAGAATGGCGAGATAAGGGATCGTTTTGCCAAAATGATGGCTCATGATGTGAGGACGCCACTCAATGTCATTCTGGTTGCCTCCAGCATGCTCAAAGAAGATGGCCCCTGTGCAGATAGCGAGGAAGCTTACAAGGAGGTTCAGTGCTCCGTGGAGCATATCAGCAATTTGATGGAAGATTTGCTTTTTGTAGGGCAGTGGACTTCGGATGACCGCAAGCTCCGGTTGGAAAAGATCAACTTGCATGAGTTCTGCAGTGATGCGGTCCGCTCGATTCGCATTTATTACATCGATACCCCGGAAATCAACATTGATATCGATGAAAATGTCGGAGATTTTTACACCGATCCCATGTTATTCCGAAGGATCGTGGTAAATTTACTAACCAATGCCGTGAAATATTCTGGTGGAAGACCGGGTGTTTCCTTAAGCATTTCCCGGATAGATGAAAATTTGGTCATTGAAATCAAGGATTGCGGGTTAGGGATTCCCGAGGGGGACATAGGAAAAATCTTCGATACCTTTTACCGGGGATCGAATGCCAATAGAGTTTCAGGGAGAGGGCTAGGCTTATCCATAGTCAAAGAAAGTGTTGTTTTACTTGATGGGTCAATTCATTGCAAAAGCAAAC belongs to Verrucomicrobiota bacterium and includes:
- a CDS encoding trypsin-like peptidase domain-containing protein — encoded protein: MNIFKMRYALFFTVYLLFLVGPSNTFSSPKDEPIVKAVQKTLPSVVNIYTEGVERYQIRDPRDIYFEQFFGRRYSRGNRIAEVPFRSLGSGLIVGQEGYIVTNFHVVERADRGRINITLPEGETYEAKLIRKDEDQDLALIQIIDEKRTDFPYLDLQKLSPNLLGQTVIAIGNPVGYESSVSSGILSAKDRTLNVGGATIEGLLQTDAAINPGNSGGPLIDIDGQLVGINTIKMGRDQNANVIDNIGFAIPAERVQIFVENAIAIAKGIKPAPPEDSLIDVLREKFGLSVQELSPSLADSFGFRPYEGLLINDVETNSQAANSGIEKGMIIVGLNGYPTREIAEIPRKAYKIRKGSQNKITLKFYRTYGRAYAQQIGTVMLVAN
- a CDS encoding ATP-binding protein, producing MLLGVDKSLVKKKFNPLRLSYSPYAIYILIGILLMGCLYVAVLYNSGYASVFFSFLLEKPYQALLAALVLLQTVLIVLGLIFYRSRAMRYRKLFGRLESQIRLLTSNNKDKKALSPLDQQDRVHKRLLEQWNAEVLVQTICKEFERLNNDLIEKEIREVSLKQALSVVRRKIDDVVKERTLQLEAALEEIENKMRDSEAHIKALEESEKRFGNLVSSTALGVCMVGTQGKIEWVNGALCEILDLKESVLKGKSIPELLEEREMEAEMLPSRQELKRFALKSSKSALMEKFVEGAGSSFQDAAGKEMEVWFFVDASAKVKAEQVLRKSLQEVRENGEIRDRFAKMMAHDVRTPLNVILVASSMLKEDGPCADSEEAYKEVQCSVEHISNLMEDLLFVGQWTSDDRKLRLEKINLHEFCSDAVRSIRIYYIDTPEINIDIDENVGDFYTDPMLFRRIVVNLLTNAVKYSGGRPGVSLSISRIDENLVIEIKDCGLGIPEGDIGKIFDTFYRGSNANRVSGRGLGLSIVKESVVLLDGSIHCKSKLHEGTTFRVGLPLRIASRA